From the Posidoniimonas corsicana genome, the window GGCATGCATCGACTGCCACGACCCCGACACCATGGCCCTGCGGGTCACGCGGCCCGCGTTCATCGAGGGCATCGCCGCGGCCAAGGCCGCCGAAGGGGTCGACGACTACGACGTCAACGCCATGGCCACCCGCCAAGAGATGCGCACCTACGTCTGCGCCCAGTGCCACGTGGAGTACTACTTTAAGGGCGACAAGAAGCGGCTCACCTACCCGTGGAGCAAAGGCCTCACTGTCGACGACGCCTACGCCTACTACGAGGAAACCGGCTTCAAAGACTGGACCCACGCCGAGACCGGCGCCCCCATGCTCAAGGCACAGCACCCCGAGTTCGAGCTCTGGAGCCAGGGCATCCACGCCCGCAGCGGGGTCACCTGCGCCGACTGCCACATGCCCTACAAGCGGGTCGGCGGCACCAAGGTCAGCGACCACCACGTCCGCAGCCCGCTTCTCAACGTGAACCGCGCCTGCGGCACGTGCCACAAGCAGGGCGACGCCGAGCTGGTCGCCCGGGCGGAGAACATCCAGACCACCCACCGGCACATCGTCGACTCCGCGCTCGACGCACTGGTCGACCTGATCGACGACATCAAGGCTGCCAAGGAGGCGGGCGCCACCGACGAGCAGCTCGCCGAGGCCCTGCAGTGGCAACGCAAGGCGAGCTTCTACGTCGACTACGTCGAGGCGGAGAACTCCTCCGGCTTCCACGCCAGCCAGTACGCCGCGCGGGTGCTTGCCGACTCGATCAACTACTCCCGCCAGGGCCAGAACGCGCTGAAGAACCTCAAGCTGGCCGACGCCGGTGACGCTACGGGGAACGACCAGGGCGAGGCGGATCAGACCGGCGGCTGATCCAGCGCCGCCCGCACCGCGGCAACCGCTTCTGGGTCGACGACCCGCAGCTCGCCAGCGGCAAGGCGATTCAGGTCGCAGAGCGACGCGGCCTGCGCGCCGGTGATGGAGGGATCCCACGCAGAGGTCGCCGCGCCGATGTGCACCTGCGTGCAGCCGGCGCGGCGGACCAGCTCGCCCACGCCGCCTGCCGTGACGCCGCCGCCCGGCAGCACCTCGATCCGCCCCTTCGCCTGATCGATCAAACGCCGCAATGACTCGGCGCCCTCGACCGCCGACGGTGCGCCGCCAGTGGTCAGCACCCTGGTAACGCCAAGCGAGATCAGTTCTTCGAGCGCGGCAGCCGGGTCGGCAACAAAGTCGAACGCGCGGTGGAAAACGGTTTCGCTGCCGGCGGCCGCGTCGACGAGTCGCCTCACTCGCTCGGCTTCGATGCCCCGCTCGGCGGTAAGGGCGCCGAACACGATGCCGCTGGCGCCGGCGCGGATCAAGTGCGACGCATCACGCAGCATCGCGGACCACTCGCCCGTGTCGTACGCGAAACCTCCGCCCCGCGGGCGGAGCATCACCACCACCGGAAGGTCGGCCGCGTCGAGCACCCCCTCAAGCAACCCGAGCGAAGGCGTGAGCCCGCCTAGCTCAAGTGCGCCGCAGAGCTCCACACGGTTCGCGCCGGCTCTCCGAGCGGCTGTCGCGTCGGGGACGGATCCTACGCAAACTTCGAGGATAGGCATTGCAAAGCGAGTCTGTTGGAGCCCTTGAAACCTCTGACATGACCGCCTCAATTCGCTGGAAGTCGCGAGCGTGGGTCGAAGTTACGACGAATTCAGAACGTTCTGTCAGGGCTTCTTAGTTCTCGTTGTGCCACCAATGGCGGTCTGAAACGTATAGCGGCGCATAGAAAGTCATCAGTGTTAGATTCCATTCCATACCGTCCTCTGAGGCAAATCCTCGCGGCGCCCAACCGTAGGATCGAGGGCCTTCGATTCCGTATGTGGCAGGCCGGTACTCGCCCTGCACTGTAAGCAGAAGATAAGACCCAACGTAGAGTACGAGTACAGAAACCAGAAGCACTGCTGTCGATCTACTCACTCCCTTCTTACTCTCTTGCCGGATAGTCATCTAACCTTGTGTCCGTTGCGGGAGTGGAATGGCTCGAACCCCGGTAATTCCCATTTTACTGTACCAAGCGACGCTATTTCTGAATGGGTCGCTGCATGTTTTCTCAACAACACCGGGAACCAACCCGCTTAACACAACGTCTTAGGGGGACACGGTATCTACTTGCTTGCATATTCTCCGGAGTTCTCCCATGACCGCCCGCCTTGCGCCAGCCCTGCTGGTTCTGCTGTCCTCCGCCCTCCCCCTCCACGCCGCCGACCCCATCACCACCGAGGGCCGCGTGGCGGCCGTCACGGTCTACCAGGGTCAGGCCCTGGTGACGCGCGACGTGGAGCTTGGCGACGCCGGCGGGCTCACGGAGATTGTGGTGACGGGCCTGCCGGAGAAGGTGCAGCCCGGCAGCCTGTACGCCGAGCCCGGCGACGGGGTCGTGGTCCGCAGCGTGCGGTACCGCACCCGGCCGGTCGAGCAGGACGTGCGGGCGGAGGTTCGCGAGCTGGACGAGCAGCTGCAGGCCGTGCGCGACAAGCTGAACGCCAACGCGCGGCGGCGGGCGCTGCTGGGCGAGCGGACCGAGTACCTCAAGAAGATGGAGGGCTTCACCACCGGCACGGCCAACGCCGAGCTGAAGTCGGGCGTCCTAAACGCGGAGACGCTCAAGAGCCTCACCGAGTTTGTGTTCACCGAGCGGACCGAGATCGCCGAGCAGGAGCTCGCCTCGCAGGTGGAGGAACGGGAGCTTAATCAGGAGCTCGAGCTGCTGCAGCGCAAACGCAACGTGCTGACCCAGGGCTCCGCCAAGACGGTCCGCGAGGCGGTGGTGTTCGCCGACCTCGGCGAGGAAGCCGCCAAGGCGCTGCGTCTGACGTACATCGTCTCGGACGCGACGTGGTCGCCCTCGTACAACCTGCGGGCCGACGCCGATCAGAGCCGCGTGCTGGTAGAGTACAACGCGTCGATCCAGCAAATGAGCGGCGAGGACTGGACCGACGTGGACATGACGCTTTCCACAGCGACGCCGTCCCTCGTAGCCACTGCGCCGCGGCTCGACCCGCTCGCCATCCGCCTGGCGGCGCCGACCCAGCAGCAGATCGAGGCCCGCCGCGACATCGCCAAGGCGAAGAGCGAGCTGCTGGCCCAGCAGCGCAAGCTGGCCAACTTCCGCAACCTCTACGCGGCCGACAGCCCCGTGTTCACCGAGGGCCTCAACGCCGAGGCGGCCGACGAGCTGTTCTCTCGGCAGGCGGCGCAGACGCCCGCGTCCAGCATGCCCAACGCCCCCGCCATAAGCGGCGAGTTCCGCGGAGGGCGGGCCGCCGGCGGCTTCGGCGGCATGTACGCGTCGGCTGCCAACGGCGCCATCGCCGACGCCGGCCTCAACCGCATCAGCAACGAGATGCAGCTGCTCGACTACAACGGCGACCTCTCCCGCGGGCGCCGCGCGGAACGCGGCCCGTCGGACAGCCAGGGGATCAGCGTCAGCTACACGCTGCCTAGCGCGACCTCGCTCCCCAGCCGGTCGGACAGGCAGCTGATCCAGATCGCCGCGCTGCCGCTCGAAGGGCAGTTCTACCGCATCGCCACGCCGGTGCTGACCGAGTTCGTCTACAAGGAGGCGATGCTGATCAACAGTACGGACATGGTGCTGCTGGCCGGCCCGGCCGCGACCTTCCTTGGCGGCGAGTTCGTCGGCCGCGGCACGGTCCCGACCGTAGCCGCCGGGGAGAGCCTTCACGTCGGGCTCGGCATCGACACCTCGCTGCGGGTGTCGCGTGAGCTGGTCAAGAAGGAGAGCCGCACGCAGGGCGGCAACCGGCTAGTGACCTTTGACTACCAGCTGGCGCTGGAGAACTTCAGCGGCCAGGAGGTGGACGTGCGGCTCATGGACCGCCTGCCCAAGCCCGAAAGCAACGAGATCAAGGTCACGCTGGTCGACCCGGGCAAGCCGCTCTCGGAGGATCAGGAGTACCTGAAGAACCAGCGGAAGGACGGCCTCCTGCGGTGGGACCTGCAGGTCCCCGCCGGCGCCACCGGCCTGAACCAATCGACCGTCGACTACACGATCCAGCTGGAATACGACAAGCAGCTGCAGATCGTCGGCATGCCGGCGAAGTGATTGCAGCTAGGCCGAAGACAAGAGCCGGGAGCGTAAGCGACCGGAGCAGCAGCCCGTAGTCGCTTCGCGCTCGCACAGTGAGGTCCTGCTCCAGGCGCTGACGCTTCTGGCTCTCGGCTGCGCGGCTGGCCGCGGTTGGTGCGTGGGGTACAATGGCGGCCCACCCGCCACCTACCACCAGCTGCGCACCGCTGCCCCATGGACCTCTTCGCCGCGAGCGAGCAATCGAACCTAGACCGAGTCGCGCCGCTGGCGGAGCGGATGCGGCCGCGGTCGCTGGCAGATGTCGTGGGCCAGACCAAGCTGCTCGGCGAGGGCGGGCCGCTCAACCGGCTGCTGAAGGTCGGGCGGCTAGGGTCGATCATCCTGTACGGTCCGCCCGGCGTGGGCAAGACCACGCTCGCGCGGCTGCTGGCCAAGGAGATCGGCGCGCGGTTCCAGCAGCTCAGCGCAGTGACCTCCGGCGTGAAAGACCTGCGCGAGGCGATCGACGCGGCGCGCGACTCGGTCGCCACCGGCGGGTCGAGCACCGTGCTGTTCGTCGACGAGATCCACCGCTTCAACAAGTCGCAGCAGGACGCGCTCTTGCCGAGCGTCGAGCAGGGTTTCGTCGCGCTCATCGGCGCCACCACCGCCAACCCGTTCTTCGCGGTCAACAGCGCACTGACCAGCCGCAGCCGCGTGCTGCAGCTCGAGCCGCACTCGCCCGAGGAGATCCTCACGCTGGTTGACCGCGCGCTGGCCGACCCCGACCGCGGGCTCGGCCGGTACCAGGTAGAGCTGACCGAAGACGCGCGGCGGCAGCTCGCCACCCTCTCCGACGGCGACGCCCGCCGCGCGCTCAACCTGCTGGAGGTCGCCGTCAAGTCGGAGGCCAGGACCTCTGGCGACCCAACCTCCATCAACGGCGCCACGATCATCGAGGTAAACGGCGCCCGCGGCGTGGTGTACGACCCCACCGGCGACGAGCACTACGACTGCGCCAGCGCGCTGATCAAGAGCATCCGCGGCAGCGACCCCGACGCCGGCCTGTACTGGCTGGCCCGCATGCTGGAGGGCGGCGAGGACGTGCGGTTCCTGACCCGCCGGCTGGTGATCCTGGCGAGCGAGGACGTCGGCAATGCCGACCCGCAGGCGCTGCCGCTAGCGGTGGCAACCATGCAGGCGTGCGAGTTCATCGGACTGCCCGAGTGCCAGCTCACGCTGTCGCAGTGCGTCACCTACCTGGCGTGCGCGCCCAAGTCGAACGCGGCGACCGTCGCGATTGGCGAGGCCCGCCAAGACGTCCGCGAGGGCGAGGCCGTCCCCGTCCCCCGCCACCTGCGTGATGGCCACTACGCCGGCTCCAAACGGCTGGGCCACGGACAGGGCTACGAGTACGCCCACAACGCCGAGGACGGCATCGCCGAGCAGGACTATCTGGGCGTGGAGCGGGAGTACTACCGCCCAGTGGGGCGGGGGTTTGAGAAGGAGCTGGCGGAGCGGCTCGAGGCAATCCGCAAGAAGCTGGGTCGGACGGTATCCCCTCCCCCTCCGGGGGAGGACTAGGTGGGGGCGCCCTGGTGAGAGGCTTCGCTACCCCACCGCACAAGGATGCTGGCGCCACTTCCAAAACTGCCGTAGCAGGCAACCGCGCCTTCCCCTATTCTCCGCCCCGACTGTTTGCCGCGGGCCGGTCATCCGAGCGCCAGGACCACAATCATGGCGAGGATGCCGGCCAACCCGAGGGCGACCCACCAAGTGGGGCGGCCGGACCAGGGGCTCGTGCTGTGCGTGATGTATTCGCCGCACACGGGGCACCGCTCCGCCTCCTCGTAGACGGGCGCGCCGCAGGCGGGGCAGTCGACCAGTTCCGCTTCGTCATCGTCGTAGTAATCGTCGTCCGGCTCCTCGTCATCGGGGAGGGGGCGATCGCTGGAGTCATAATCGAAGTGCGGCATCGCGAGGGGCGCCTGCTGGGCCAGAAGGGTTTCTGGCCAACATAAGGCGCAGCGTCGCTGTCCGCTACGCAGGCCTCAAACATTCGTCATGGAGGACGGATCATGAGCACCATCCGACCACTCGCCACGATCGCCATCCTCGGCTGCCTGGGGATCTTCCTGGCCCACCAGATCAACCAGTCGCCCGTTGAGGACGACGCGCTCACCGCCAACTGGGAAGAGGCGCCTAGTTACGACCCGTCGGCCGTCGAGCCGCCCCCGGCGATCGACACGCCCGCCCCGGCCTTAAACGCCGCGCCCCCGCTGGGCGCTGTGGAGCCGGTTGCGGTGGCGGCGCCGCCCGCCGGCGGCCCCAGCATGCCGCCCCTACCCGCCACGCCACCCACCGCCGGGATGCCTGCTCCGCCTGTCGCGGCGGCGCCGGTCGCTCCCGCGGCGCCGAGCAGCCCGCTGGCCGGCCTTCCGCCGGCGGCAGCGCCGCCGGTAACCGCGCCCGTAGATGACATCCCCCTGCCGGACGACATCCCCGAAGCCAACCTGGGCGGTCTGCCTGTTGCGCCAGCGGCCGCCACGTCGCCCCTGGCCGGGCTGCCTCCCGCCCAACCCGCCCCCAACACAACCCAAACACCTGCGGCCGACCCGTACGCGCAGTACGAGCCCGCCGTCCCGACCCAGCCGATCGACGTCACGCCCGAAGGGCCCGGCGCCGAGCCGGACTACGAGTCGCTGGGCCAGATCGGCGGCCCCGCCGGGTCGAGCTACGCCGAGGCGATCGTCCAGATCAACGAAGCCCTCGCCCGCGACGAGCTGCTCCGCGCCCACACGATGCTCTCCAACTGGTACAACGACCCCACCCTCACGCCCGAACAGCGCGAGGATGTAGCGTCGCTGCTGAGCCAGCTGGCGGGCACGGTCGTGTACTCGACCGACCACCGCATGGAGCCGCCCTACACGGTCAAGCCGGGCGACACACTCGAGACGATTGCCCAGCAGTACGGCGTGCCCTGGCGTCTGCTGGCCAAGATCAACGGCGTGCCGAGTGCGACCGCCATCCAGGCCGGCCAGACGCTCAAGGTGCTCCACGGCCCGTTCCAGGCGTTCGTCGACGCGTCGAACAGCGAGCTGGTGCTGATGATCGACGGCAAGTACGCCGGCAAGTTCGCGGTTCAGCTGTCGGGCGCCGCGGCGGCCGACGGGCACTGGACCGTCGCGCAGAAGCCTGACGGCCAGCCCACCGCCTACGGCGCAACGCCCGACGGCAAGCAGCTGGTGCTGAAGGACGCCAGCGGCATGAGCACGCTGGTAATCGGCTCCACCGGCGGGTCGCCGATGGAACGCGGCCGCGTCACCGTGGCCGCCGCCGACCTGGACGAGCTGCACGACATCCTGTCGGTCGGATCGGAAGTGATCATCCGCCGGTAGCAACGGCGCCCTCCATTCGGGCCACTTCCGCTAGCGGCGCTCGCGATTTAGCATTCGGGGAATCTCGGACCACCACCCGCTATTCCCCTAGCTCCGCCCCGACCTATGTACGACCGCGCCGCCCTCGCCGCCCTGATCAACGACAAGGCCCTCCAGTTCGGGCAGTTCACGCTCGCCAGCGGAAAGCAGGCCAGCTTCTACCTGGACTGCCGGCAGGTCACGCTCGACGCGCAGGGCGCCCGTCTGATCGGCGAGGGCATGCTGGACATCATCGGCGACGACTTCCCGCCGCTGGTCGGCGGAATGGCGATCGGCGCCGATCCGATCACGGCGGCCATCCTCACGATCGCCGGCCTCCGCGACAAGCCGCTCCGCGGCGTAATGGTCCGCAAGGAGCCCAAGGGCCACGGCAAGGGCAAGCAGGTCGAGGGCCCGTACCAGGCGGGCGAAGAGATTGTGATCGTCGAGGACGTGGTGACCACCGGCGGATCGAGCCTCAAGGCGATTGAGCTGTGCGAGGCCGAGGGCCTCAAGGTCCGCCGCGTGCTGGCGATCATCGACCGCCTGGAAGGCGGCCGCGAGGCTTTCGAGGCGAAGGGATACGAACTCACCACGCTGTTCACCGTCCGCGACTTCGGCATCGAGGCCTAACGTTGGATTGTGGTAGGTGGTGGGTGGCAAGTTGTATCGCCTGACTCTCTGCAACCATCACCCACTCCCCACGCACCACCTACCACCTTGGAAACCTCGCTCCACCAGCAGCTCAAGGCCCACTACGCCGGCGACGACGGCGAGGTGGAGGTCCGGCTCGGACGCTACCGCATCGACGTGGTGCGTGACGACCGACTAATCGAGATCCAGCACGGCGGCCTGGCCGCCATCCGCGACAAGGTGCGGTCGCTCTGCAAGCAGCACCGCGTGCTGGTGGTGAAGCCGATCGTCGCGACCAAGACGCTCATCAAGTGCAAGCAGAAGGGCGGCCGCGTGGTGTCGCGGCGGCGGAGCCCCAAACGAGGGGAACTGCTCGACCTGTTCGACGAGCTGGTCCACTTCACCCGGGCGTTCCCGCACCGCAACCTGACGCTTGAGGCAGCGATGGTCGAGGTCGAGGAGTGGCGGTACCCAGGCCACGGCAAGCGCCGCCGTTGGCGGAAGAACGACTTCGTCGTCGAGGACCAGAAGCTGGTCGACGTGGTGCGGGTGCACCGCCTGCAGAGCCGCCAGGACCTGCTGGGTCTGCTGCCGGCCGACCTGCCCCAGCCATTCAATACGGCGCAGCTGGCCGAGGGGCTCGGGAAGCCGCGTTGGGTGGCTCAGCGGATCGCGTACTGCCTACGCGAGATGGGCGCCGCCAAGCCGGTGGGCAAGCAGGGCAACGCCATCCTCTACAAAACCATCCGGCGTCAGCCGGCGTCCGCCGCCAGCCGCAAGCGGGCCGGCTAGCCGGCGCCGGCCAAGCCGCCGGTGCGGACGCCCACCGGGGTTGCCCGGGTTGCCTGGAAGCCTTAGCTTGCAGGTTTTCCTGACCCCCTCGGGAGCGGGCTGGGCGGGGGCCAACGCCCGCCGCAGCCAGGCCCGCCCCGCTCAATCCACCGCCGCCCGGCCACCAATGGACGACACCACGCCGAACCCCCGCCGCCCCCCCGCCTTCAAGGTCACGGGGGTGCAGGCGCTGGGCACCGGCAGCTACCTGCCGGAGAACGTCGTCACGAACGAGGACCTGGCCCGGCTGGGCTGCGACGCCGAGTGGATCATCCAGCGGACCGGCATCCGCGAACGCCGCCACGCACCGCCCGAGATGTCCACCGGCGACATGTCCGTCGAGGCCGCCCGCCGCGCAATGCAGGCGGCCGACGTCACGCCCGACCAGATCGACCTGGTTGTGCTCGGCACCTTCACGCCCGACCACCTGGTGCCGCAGACCGCCACGTTTGTGCAGGACAAGCTCGGCCTCAACTGCGGCGCGATGGACGTCGCGGCCGCGTGCGCCGGCTTCATGTACGCGTTGGTGACCGGCGCCCAATTTGTCGCCAGCGGCAGCTGCCGCCGCGTGCTGGTGATCGGCGCCGACACCAACAGCCGCGTGGTAGACCCGGACGACAAGAAGACCTTCCCGCTGTTCGGCGACGGCGCCGGCGCGGTCGTGCTCGGCCCCGGCTCGCCCGAGCAGGGGCTGCTGGCCGCTACCCTGGGCGCCGACGGCGCGGGCATCGAGCTGCTCTACCGCCGCGAGGGCGGCATGCGGTTCCCGTTCCTCAAGTCCGACGACCTGCAGCTGTCGTGGCTCAAGATGGAAGGTCGGCCCGTGTTCAAGTGGGCCGTCCGCCTGCTGGAAGACACCTTCAATCAGATGCTCGAGGCGTCCGGCCGCGGGCGGGACGATGTCGGCCTGTGGATCATGCACCAGGCCAACGTGCGGATCCTCAACGCCGCCGCCGACGCCATGGGCATCGACCACGACAAGGTCCTCAAGCACCTGGACCGCTACGGCAACACCTCGGCC encodes:
- a CDS encoding ammonia-forming cytochrome c nitrite reductase subunit c552 is translated as MHHSGKTSAWLLVLVAIISGAACFAIASLLLNVQQHKIEARTPIVRVAEVTDDTTDPAVWGQNWPQQYDDYLKTADMTQTTYGGSEAIPNAPTDEDPRDIVSKSKLETIPQLKRMWAGYAFAKDFREERGHAYMLTDQLYTERQKVGQPGTCINCHASTYTAMKELGDGDIMVGFEKLNMMPYMEAKEHLSHAVACIDCHDPDTMALRVTRPAFIEGIAAAKAAEGVDDYDVNAMATRQEMRTYVCAQCHVEYYFKGDKKRLTYPWSKGLTVDDAYAYYEETGFKDWTHAETGAPMLKAQHPEFELWSQGIHARSGVTCADCHMPYKRVGGTKVSDHHVRSPLLNVNRACGTCHKQGDAELVARAENIQTTHRHIVDSALDALVDLIDDIKAAKEAGATDEQLAEALQWQRKASFYVDYVEAENSSGFHASQYAARVLADSINYSRQGQNALKNLKLADAGDATGNDQGEADQTGG
- a CDS encoding 3-oxoacyl-ACP synthase III family protein → MDDTTPNPRRPPAFKVTGVQALGTGSYLPENVVTNEDLARLGCDAEWIIQRTGIRERRHAPPEMSTGDMSVEAARRAMQAADVTPDQIDLVVLGTFTPDHLVPQTATFVQDKLGLNCGAMDVAAACAGFMYALVTGAQFVASGSCRRVLVIGADTNSRVVDPDDKKTFPLFGDGAGAVVLGPGSPEQGLLAATLGADGAGIELLYRREGGMRFPFLKSDDLQLSWLKMEGRPVFKWAVRLLEDTFNQMLEASGRGRDDVGLWIMHQANVRILNAAADAMGIDHDKVLKHLDRYGNTSAGSIPIALDESVRAGQIHRGDELMMCGFGAGLSWGAALWKW
- a CDS encoding LysM peptidoglycan-binding domain-containing protein; the protein is MSTIRPLATIAILGCLGIFLAHQINQSPVEDDALTANWEEAPSYDPSAVEPPPAIDTPAPALNAAPPLGAVEPVAVAAPPAGGPSMPPLPATPPTAGMPAPPVAAAPVAPAAPSSPLAGLPPAAAPPVTAPVDDIPLPDDIPEANLGGLPVAPAAATSPLAGLPPAQPAPNTTQTPAADPYAQYEPAVPTQPIDVTPEGPGAEPDYESLGQIGGPAGSSYAEAIVQINEALARDELLRAHTMLSNWYNDPTLTPEQREDVASLLSQLAGTVVYSTDHRMEPPYTVKPGDTLETIAQQYGVPWRLLAKINGVPSATAIQAGQTLKVLHGPFQAFVDASNSELVLMIDGKYAGKFAVQLSGAAAADGHWTVAQKPDGQPTAYGATPDGKQLVLKDASGMSTLVIGSTGGSPMERGRVTVAAADLDELHDILSVGSEVIIRR
- a CDS encoding mucoidy inhibitor MuiA family protein, with the translated sequence MTARLAPALLVLLSSALPLHAADPITTEGRVAAVTVYQGQALVTRDVELGDAGGLTEIVVTGLPEKVQPGSLYAEPGDGVVVRSVRYRTRPVEQDVRAEVRELDEQLQAVRDKLNANARRRALLGERTEYLKKMEGFTTGTANAELKSGVLNAETLKSLTEFVFTERTEIAEQELASQVEERELNQELELLQRKRNVLTQGSAKTVREAVVFADLGEEAAKALRLTYIVSDATWSPSYNLRADADQSRVLVEYNASIQQMSGEDWTDVDMTLSTATPSLVATAPRLDPLAIRLAAPTQQQIEARRDIAKAKSELLAQQRKLANFRNLYAADSPVFTEGLNAEAADELFSRQAAQTPASSMPNAPAISGEFRGGRAAGGFGGMYASAANGAIADAGLNRISNEMQLLDYNGDLSRGRRAERGPSDSQGISVSYTLPSATSLPSRSDRQLIQIAALPLEGQFYRIATPVLTEFVYKEAMLINSTDMVLLAGPAATFLGGEFVGRGTVPTVAAGESLHVGLGIDTSLRVSRELVKKESRTQGGNRLVTFDYQLALENFSGQEVDVRLMDRLPKPESNEIKVTLVDPGKPLSEDQEYLKNQRKDGLLRWDLQVPAGATGLNQSTVDYTIQLEYDKQLQIVGMPAK
- a CDS encoding copper homeostasis protein CutC; translation: MPILEVCVGSVPDATAARRAGANRVELCGALELGGLTPSLGLLEGVLDAADLPVVVMLRPRGGGFAYDTGEWSAMLRDASHLIRAGASGIVFGALTAERGIEAERVRRLVDAAAGSETVFHRAFDFVADPAAALEELISLGVTRVLTTGGAPSAVEGAESLRRLIDQAKGRIEVLPGGGVTAGGVGELVRRAGCTQVHIGAATSAWDPSITGAQAASLCDLNRLAAGELRVVDPEAVAAVRAALDQPPV
- a CDS encoding zinc ribbon domain-containing protein; translated protein: MPHFDYDSSDRPLPDDEEPDDDYYDDDEAELVDCPACGAPVYEEAERCPVCGEYITHSTSPWSGRPTWWVALGLAGILAMIVVLALG
- the pyrE gene encoding orotate phosphoribosyltransferase, with amino-acid sequence MYDRAALAALINDKALQFGQFTLASGKQASFYLDCRQVTLDAQGARLIGEGMLDIIGDDFPPLVGGMAIGADPITAAILTIAGLRDKPLRGVMVRKEPKGHGKGKQVEGPYQAGEEIVIVEDVVTTGGSSLKAIELCEAEGLKVRRVLAIIDRLEGGREAFEAKGYELTTLFTVRDFGIEA
- a CDS encoding replication-associated recombination protein A, with the translated sequence MDLFAASEQSNLDRVAPLAERMRPRSLADVVGQTKLLGEGGPLNRLLKVGRLGSIILYGPPGVGKTTLARLLAKEIGARFQQLSAVTSGVKDLREAIDAARDSVATGGSSTVLFVDEIHRFNKSQQDALLPSVEQGFVALIGATTANPFFAVNSALTSRSRVLQLEPHSPEEILTLVDRALADPDRGLGRYQVELTEDARRQLATLSDGDARRALNLLEVAVKSEARTSGDPTSINGATIIEVNGARGVVYDPTGDEHYDCASALIKSIRGSDPDAGLYWLARMLEGGEDVRFLTRRLVILASEDVGNADPQALPLAVATMQACEFIGLPECQLTLSQCVTYLACAPKSNAATVAIGEARQDVREGEAVPVPRHLRDGHYAGSKRLGHGQGYEYAHNAEDGIAEQDYLGVEREYYRPVGRGFEKELAERLEAIRKKLGRTVSPPPPGED